The Pyrenophora tritici-repentis strain M4 chromosome 2, whole genome shotgun sequence genome window below encodes:
- a CDS encoding putative S-adenosylmethionine-dependent methyltransferase gives MSTFAKATFSATRYAVSRPSYPPALYEKVLGYHKGQQRLCVDLGTGHGLIPRYLASSFDHVVGLDPSAGMVAEAKERSKSFTNLKFMQSSAEKMPMIADDSVDLVTAGQAAHWFNHTDVFKELRRILRPQGTLAYWGYKDHVLVNRPIATKVLNDYAYGKEKKFLGSYWGQPGRSIVQNLLRSVHPPPSGWADIMRIEYEPEAPANSPTPNEKLMFKRMRLGEMEEYIRTWSSVHSWQLEHPDRVRIRDGGKGDVVDEMMETMVASDPSLQVNGANWQELDIDVEWGSYILLARRN, from the exons ATGTCTACTTTTGC CAAAGCCACGTTCTCTGCAACCCGCTATGCCGTCTCTCGGCCTTCCTATCCGCCTGCGCTATACGAAAAAGTCCTAGGTTACCATAAAGGACAGCAACGACTATGTGTCGACCTGGGAACCGGCCACGGTTTGATACCCAGATACTTGGCATCCAGCTTCGACCACGTGGTGGGGTTGGATCCTTCTGCTGGCATGGTTGCCGAGGCGAAAGAGCGAAGCAAAAGTTTCACAAACTTGAAGTTCATGCAATCCTCCGCAGAGAAGATGCCAATGATTGCCGATGACTCGGTAGATCTCGTCACTGCTGGACAGGCCGCCCACTGGTTCAACCATACCGATGTGTTCAAGGAGCTCCGCCGAATCCTTCGACCACAGGGTACTTTGGCCTACTGGGGATACAAAGACCATGTACTGGTCAACCGTCCGATCGCGACCAAGGTGCTCAACGACTACGCATAtggaaaggagaagaagTTTCTCGGTAGTTATTGGGGCCAGCCGGGCCGCTCGATTGTTCAGAATTTGCTTCGGTCTGTGCATCCCCCTCCGTCTGGTTGGGCAGACATTATGCGAATAGAGTACGAGCCCGAAGCTCCTGCAAACTCTCCCACTCCAAACGAGAAGTTGATGTTCAAGCGTATGCGCTTGGGGGAGATGGAGGAGTATATCCGTACCTGGAGTTCGGTGCATTCGTGGCAGCTCGAGCACCCAGACAGGGTGCGAATACGCGATGGTGGGAAAGGCGACGTTGTCGATGAGATGATGGAAACCATGGTCGCATCTGACCCAAGCCTTCAAGTCAATGGCGCTAATTGGCAGGAACTTGATATAGATGTCGAGTGGGGTAGTTACATTCTGCTTGCACGTAGAAACTAG